The sequence CCGAAGATTTCGACGATGCGGCCCCGGGGGATGCCGCCGACGCCGAGGGCCAGGTCGAGTCCCAGTGCGCCGGTGGGGATGACCTCGATTTTGACGCGGGCCTGTTCGTCGCCCAGGCGCATGATGCTGCCTTCGCCGAAGGTTTTGGTGATGGTGGCGATGGCGGCGTCGAGGTCGCGCTGGCGTGCCGGGTTCGGCCGTGCGGGTTCGCCGGTTGGTTTGGTTTCGGCTGTGGCCTTGTCGGCTGCGGTACGGTCACTGGTTTTGGCTGGCATGGCTTCGATCTAATGAGTTCCGGGCAAAGCCGTCAGGCGGCCCGGCCGGTTCAGGTTTGTTTGGGGGGCAGCGTATCGCGGGGTGGACACGGCGTCAAATCCGCGGGCGGTTGCCGGGGCCGGGTGTATGGGGCCGGGGTGGGCGCCGGGGTTTAGCGTTGCCACGGGCCGGGCATGCGACCGCCCATGCGGGCCATGAGTTTTTGGAAGCGGCCCATTTTTTTCATCATTTCCTGCATTTGGTTGAACTTTTTGAGCAGGTCGTTGACCTCGCGGACGGTGACGCCGCTGCCGCGGGCGATGCGGAAGCGGCGGCTGGCGTTGAGGATGTGGGGTTGGCGGCGTTCCTGGGGGGTCATGGCGCAGAGGATGGCCTCCATGCGGCGGAGTTCTTTTTCCTGTTGGGCCAGGTCGATTTGCTGGAGGGCTTCGTCGCCGCCGGGCAGGAGTTTCATGATGTTTTCCAGCGGGCCGAGTTTTCGCATTTGACGGAGTTGTTGGAGGAAATCCTCGAGGGTGAACTGGCCTTTGCGGAGTTTTTCCTCGAGGCGCCGTGCGTCTTCGAGGCTGACGGCTTCGGCGGCTTTTTCGACGAGGCTGACGATGTCGCCCATACCCAGGATGCGGGAGGCCATGCGCTCCGGGTGGAAGGGTTCGAGGTCGTCGAGTTTTTCGCCGGTGCCGACGAATTTGATGGGTTTTCCGACGACGGCGCGGAAGCTGAGGGCGGCGCCGCCGCGGGCATCGCCGTCGAGCTTGGTGAGGATGGCGCCGGTGATGTGGAGGGCCTGGTCGAAGTGGGTGGCGACGTTGACGGCTTCCTGGCCGGTGGCGGCGTCCAGGACGAGGAGGATTTCGCGGGGGTGGACGAGGTCGCGGAGGCGGACGAGTTCCTGGACGAGCGGTTCGTCGATTTGGAGGCGGCCGGCGGTGTCGAAGATGAGGACGTTCCGGTTGTGGGAGCGGGCGAAGTCGAGGGCGCCGCGTGCGATGGCCAGGACATCCTTTTCGCCGCGGGGGGCGTAGGTGGGGATGCCCAGTTGCCGGCCGAGGGTTTCGAGCTGGTCCATGGCGGCCGGGCGGTAGACGTCGGCAGCGACCAGGAGGGGTTGGCGTCCCTGTTTGTGGAGCAGGCGGGCCAGTTTGCCGCTGGTGGTGGTTTTGCCGGACCCGTGCAGGCCGACCATGAGGATGGAAGCGGGATTACCGCCGAGGTCCAGGTCGGCGTGGATGGTGCCGAGCAGTGCGACCAGCTCATCGTAGATGATTTTGATGACCTGCTGGCCGGGTTGGACACTCTGGATGACCTCCTGACCAAGGGCCTTGGCCTTGACCCGGTCGAGAAAGTCGCGCGCCACCTTGTAGTGGACGTCAGCGTCCAGCAGGGCGATGCGCACTTCGCGGAGGGCATCGGCCATGTTGGCCTCGGTCAGCTTGCCCATGCCGCGCAGGTGGCGAAACGCGTTCTGGAGTTTGCTGGTCAATGATTCGAACATGGCAGCGGGGAGGCTAGCAGGGTGCGGGGGAGGAGGCAAATGGCGCGGCGGCGTAGGGAACCGTTGGTTTTTGGCCGGGCGATCTCGAAGCTGTTGGTGATGAGGCGGTTGGGCCTGTTGCCGACCCGTTGACAAGTTTGCGAGGGCGTGGCTAACTATTGCTGCCCGAGTGGTGGGATACTCAAGTGGTCAACGAGGGCAGACTGTAAATCTGCTGGCGTAATGCCTTCACAGGTTCGAATCCTGTTCCCACCACCAAATTTTTTTGCCTTGATGGGACGTGGGATTTGGGCTTGGGCCGGGCTTGGGTACAGGGCCTGGCGGGTGTGCCGGATTGGGTGCCGGTGATGCGGGTTGGCCGGGTCGACGGTTGGAGTGGTGGTTGGGGTGGGGGGTGTTGTGGTTGGGGCGGGNNNNNNNNNNNNNNNNNNNNNNNNNNNNNNNNNNNNNNNNNNNNNNNNNNNNNNNNNNNNNNNNNNNNNNNNNNNNNNNNNNNNNNNNNNNNNNNNNNNNNNNATCGGGCGTTGGGTTGGGTTCCGTGGTTCTTTCGTACAGCACGACGCGGGCGGGCGGGATGTTCCACCACACGACGATGGTTTGGCGGACGCGGAATCCGGGCCAGTGGAGGGAGGGCTCGTGTCGGAGGCGGTAGCGGAACTGGATCCAGCGCCGGCCCGGGTGCAGGAGTTGTTGGATTTGGCGCACGACCTGTTGTTGGTCCTTTGGTGAGAAGGCTCGCAGGGGCAGGCTGGAGACGACGGCGCTGACCGGGACGTTGGGTCCGAGGTGTTGGCGCAGGAGGTCGGTGAGTTGGCGGGCGTCGCCCTGCAGGATGTGGATGCCGGGGAATCGTTTGCGGAGGACTTCGACCATTCTGGGCATGGTTTCGACCGCGACCAACTGTTCGGGGGGAACGCTGCGGAGGAGGAGGCATTCGGTGACTGCGCCGGTGCCGGCGCCCAGTTCGAGCACGTATCCGCCCGGCGGTATGGGGACCCACCGGGCCATGGCCTGGGCGAGGAACCGCGAGCTGGGCGCGACGGCTCCGATTCTGCGGGGATGGGTTGCGTAGTGCCAGAGGATGAGGGGGGTGTCGGCGACGGCGCGGAGGAGGCGGCGGAGGTGGGCGGTACCCGGGACGGGTGCGGAGGTGCGGGCGGGGACGGTTCGGCCCCACGGGTTTGGGGGCGGGGCCTGGGGTGGGGGCTGGGGGCCCCGGGTTTGGTGCGGGCNNNNNNNNNNNNNNNNNNNNNNNNNNNNNNNNNNNNNNNNNNNNNNNNNNNNNNNNNNNNNNNNNNNNNNNNNNNNNNNNNNGGCGAGGAGTTCCTGGGGGCCGCGGCCGCCGTTGAGGAGGAAGAGCACGGCCATGCGAACGGCCATGCCGTTGTTGACCTGTTCGAGGATGACGGAGCGTTCGCCGTCGGCGGTTTCGCTGTCGATTTCGACGCCCCGGTTGATGGGGCCGGGGTGCATGATGAGGGCGTCGGGTTTTGTGACGGTCATGCGGGCCGGGTTGATGCCGAAGAACTGCGTGTATTCGGTGAGGCTGGGGAACATGCTCCGGCGCTGGCGTTCGTGCTGGATGCGCAGGAGGTTGATGACGTCGGCGTCGCGAATGGCTTCTTCCAGGTCGTAGGTGATGCGGCATCCGAGCTGTTCGAATTCGCGGGGCACGAGGGTGGGGGGACCGCAGAGGGTGACGCGCGCGCCGAGTTTGGTGAAGCCCCAGATGTCGGACCGGGCCACGCGGCTGTAGAGGATGTCGCCGATGATGGTGACGTTGAGGCCTTCGATGCGGCCTTTGCGTTCGCGGATGGTGAAGAGGTCGAGGAGGGCCTGGGTGGGGTGTTCGTGTGCGCCGTCGCCGGCATTGATGACGTGGGCCTGGAGGACGCGGGCCAGGAAGTGGGGGGCACCTGCGGCGGAATGGCGGATGACGATGAAATCCACGTTGAGGGCTTCGAGGTTGCGTGCGGTGTCCTTGAGGGTTTCGCCCTTGCGGAGTGAGGAGGCTTCGGCGGTGAAGTTGATGATGTCGGCGGAGAGGCGTTGTTCGGCCAGTTCGAAGCTGGTGCGGGTGCGGGTGGAGGGTTCGACGAAGAGGTTGACGACGGTTTTCCCGCGGAGGGCGGGGACGGTTTTGATGGCGCGCTGGCCGATGGCCTTGAAGGCGCGTGCGGTGTCCAGGACGGTCACGATTTCCGCGGCCGTCAGGGATTCGATGTCGAGGAGGTGGCGTCGGGTCCAGTTCATGGCCGTTCCAGGTAGACGGCGTCCTCGGTGCCGGACTCACTCAGGATGACTTCGATGCGTTCGGTGGGTGTGGTGGGCACTTCTTTGCCGACAAAATCGGCTTTGATGGGCAGTTCGCGGTGGCCGCGGTCGATGAGGGTGGCCAGTTGGATGCGGCGCGGGCGGCCGAAATCGTTGAGGGCGTCCATGGCGGCGCGGATGGTGCGGCCACTGAACAGGACGTCGTCCACCAGCACGACGGTGCGGTCGGTTACGTCGAACGGTATGATGGTGGGTTGGATTTCCGGGGCGATTCTTTGGTCGAGGTCATCGCGGTGGAGTGAGACGTCGAGTGCGCCCACGGGGACGGGGTGTCCCCAGATGTTGGCCAGGTGGGCAGCCAACCGGTGCGCCAGCCGGACGCCGCCGCGCTGAATGCCAACGAGTGCGACCTGGCTGGAATCTTCGTTGGCCTCGGCGATTTCGTGGGCCATGCGGGCCAGGATGCGCCCCACGGCGGGACCTGAAAGGATCAGGATGCGCTGGCTCATGCTGGGGCGGGATGCATGGGCGGTTCGTGCGGAACCGGGTCACCGGGTACGAGAACCGGCCCGGGTGACCGGGTGCCGGGCCTCCAGGGAATCTGGGAACGCGAATGCCTGAGGCGACCGAACATGGGATTCCGGGGCGATCAGGTGGAGGACTTGGGTTCTTGGGGAGAGGAGGGCTGAGGGGCGGGACCGGCGGTGGAGGCGCTGTTGGCGGCTTGTTGTTGGCGGGCCAGCGCCTGGCGATACGCCCGCCATTTGGAGCGGTGCTTCAAAATCCAGTCGGTCAACGCCCGCTCAAAGCCGATGTCGTAACCTGCTTTTTCGGACTCGATCCACTTGTGTTTGAGGATCTCCTCCCGCTCGGCTTGGAACTCGCGATACAGGGTCGAGTTCCGTAGCAGGTCGTCCCCGTCCAGTTCTTTGGTATCCTCCGGCATGGCAGGTTTGGACATAGGCGAACCTTCCAGCTTCACGCCGCACAGTAAGCCTCCCGGCGTGGGTTGACAAACCAAAAGTCGGGCGGGGTTGGTGCTGGCGGGGGTAACCGAATGGGGGTGAGCAATTTGGCACGGTGTGGGGGTGTTGGGGGCGGGGGTGACTGCGCGTGTTTATACCCGGCTGCCGGGCGCTTCCGATGTGCTCGAACCGGCCGTTGCCATTGAGGTCCGGCAGAGGAGGGATCGAGGCCCCTTGGGTCGCAGATGTGAGCCGCCTGCCTTTTCCGACGGGCTGTGGGCTGGAGCGAGGTGGGATGGCGTCCGGGAACGGCGGGGCGGGTCTGTTGGGGGGCTGTTGGGGTGGTTTTGGGGTGCCGTTTTTGTGGACTGATTTTGGGCTGGAAAGTGGTGCGGGGAGCATTTCAGGCTGAGGGGCGGGCGCAGGGCGCCTTCCGGGCGGGCCGGCCGGCCGTGCGGGCGGGTTGGCTTTGCGGGATGTTGCGGATGGTGCGGCACTGCGCGGTGATTACAGGTGGACGACATGAAATCGAGCAGGCAGATCGAGCAGGCTTACCGGTGGGCACGGGAGCGGTATGCGGAGGTGGGCGTGGATACCGAGGCGGCGCTGGCGACGCTGTCGGGTTTGCGGGTGTCCCTGCATTGTTGGCAGGGGGATGATGTGCGCGGGTTTGAGGGGGGTGCGGATGCGCCCGGGGGCGGTTTGGCTGTGACGGGGGCCTATCCGGGCCGGGCACGGACGCCGGATGAACTTCGTCAGGACGCGGAGAAGGCGTTTGCCCTGATTCCGGGTCGGCATCGGTTTAATCTGCATGCGATCTACGGGGAGTTCGGCGGGCGGAAGGTTGAGCGGAACGAGATCGGCGTGGAGCATTTTCGGGGTTGGATTGATTGGGCGCGGCGGCTGGGGATTGGGCTGGATTTCAATCCGACCTGTTTCGGGCATCGGCTGGCGGCGGATGGGTTTACGTTGTCGCATCCGGACCGGTCGGTGCGGAGGTATTGGATCGAGCACTGTCAGCGGTGTCGGGAGATTGGGGCGGCGATGGGTCGTGCGCTGGGGACGCCGACGGTGACGAACGTGTGGATTCCGGACGGGATGAAGGACACGCCGGCCGACCGGCGCGGCCCGCGCGAGCGGCTCCTCGAATCGCTGGACGAGGTGTTTCGCAAGCCGATTCCGGCCCGATACAACCTGGATGCCGTGGAGGGCAAGTTGTTCGGGATTGGGGCCGAGAGTTACACGGTGGGGATGCACGAGTTTTACCTGGGATACGCAGTGACGCGGCGGAAACTGTTGTGTTTGGATGCGGGGCATTATCATCCGACCGAGAGCCTGGCCGACAAGATTTCGTCCGTGCTGTGTTACGTGCCGGGGATTCTGTTGCATGTGAGCCGCGGGGTGCGGTGGGACAGTGACCATGTGGTGATCGTGAACGACGATTTGTTGGCGATTGCGCAGGAACTGGTGCGGGGCCGGTATCTGGACCGGACGCACCTGGGGTTGGACTTTTTTGATGCGAGCATCAACCGGGTGGCGGCGTGGGTGATTGGGGCGCGGAGTTTGTTGCGGGCGTTGTTGTTTGCGTTGTTGGAGCCGTGGCCGCGGTATC is a genomic window of Limisphaera ngatamarikiensis containing:
- the ffh gene encoding signal recognition particle protein, whose amino-acid sequence is MFESLTSKLQNAFRHLRGMGKLTEANMADALREVRIALLDADVHYKVARDFLDRVKAKALGQEVIQSVQPGQQVIKIIYDELVALLGTIHADLDLGGNPASILMVGLHGSGKTTTSGKLARLLHKQGRQPLLVAADVYRPAAMDQLETLGRQLGIPTYAPRGEKDVLAIARGALDFARSHNRNVLIFDTAGRLQIDEPLVQELVRLRDLVHPREILLVLDAATGQEAVNVATHFDQALHITGAILTKLDGDARGGAALSFRAVVGKPIKFVGTGEKLDDLEPFHPERMASRILGMGDIVSLVEKAAEAVSLEDARRLEEKLRKGQFTLEDFLQQLRQMRKLGPLENIMKLLPGGDEALQQIDLAQQEKELRRMEAILCAMTPQERRQPHILNASRRFRIARGSGVTVREVNDLLKKFNQMQEMMKKMGRFQKLMARMGGRMPGPWQR
- a CDS encoding class I SAM-dependent methyltransferase; its protein translation is MARWVPIPPGGYVLELGAGTGAVTECLLLRSVPPEQLVAVETMPRMVEVLRKRFPGIHILQGDARQLTDLLRQHLGPNVPVSAVVSSLPLRAFSPKDQQQVVRQIQQLLHPGRRWIQFRYRLRHEPSLHWPGFRVRQTIVVWWNIPPARVVLYERTTEPNPTPD
- a CDS encoding aspartate carbamoyltransferase catalytic subunit, with the protein product MNWTRRHLLDIESLTAAEIVTVLDTARAFKAIGQRAIKTVPALRGKTVVNLFVEPSTRTRTSFELAEQRLSADIINFTAEASSLRKGETLKDTARNLEALNVDFIVIRHSAAGAPHFLARVLQAHVINAGDGAHEHPTQALLDLFTIRERKGRIEGLNVTIIGDILYSRVARSDIWGFTKLGARVTLCGPPTLVPREFEQLGCRITYDLEEAIRDADVINLLRIQHERQRRSMFPSLTEYTQFFGINPARMTVTKPDALIMHPGPINRGVEIDSETADGERSVILEQVNNGMAVRMAVLFLLNGGRGPQELLA
- the pyrR gene encoding bifunctional pyr operon transcriptional regulator/uracil phosphoribosyltransferase PyrR, whose product is MSQRILILSGPAVGRILARMAHEIAEANEDSSQVALVGIQRGGVRLAHRLAAHLANIWGHPVPVGALDVSLHRDDLDQRIAPEIQPTIIPFDVTDRTVVLVDDVLFSGRTIRAAMDALNDFGRPRRIQLATLIDRGHRELPIKADFVGKEVPTTPTERIEVILSESGTEDAVYLERP
- a CDS encoding L-rhamnose isomerase gives rise to the protein MKSSRQIEQAYRWARERYAEVGVDTEAALATLSGLRVSLHCWQGDDVRGFEGGADAPGGGLAVTGAYPGRARTPDELRQDAEKAFALIPGRHRFNLHAIYGEFGGRKVERNEIGVEHFRGWIDWARRLGIGLDFNPTCFGHRLAADGFTLSHPDRSVRRYWIEHCQRCREIGAAMGRALGTPTVTNVWIPDGMKDTPADRRGPRERLLESLDEVFRKPIPARYNLDAVEGKLFGIGAESYTVGMHEFYLGYAVTRRKLLCLDAGHYHPTESLADKISSVLCYVPGILLHVSRGVRWDSDHVVIVNDDLLAIAQELVRGRYLDRTHLGLDFFDASINRVAAWVIGARSLLRALLFALLEPWPRYQELERAGDYTGRLAWMEEAKNLPFGAVWDYHCLRSGVPVGAAWLEEVRAYEREVLSRRG